One Scylla paramamosain isolate STU-SP2022 chromosome 7, ASM3559412v1, whole genome shotgun sequence DNA window includes the following coding sequences:
- the LOC135101953 gene encoding RCC1 and BTB domain-containing protein 1-like isoform X2 produces MELEKWPIFSLLKPEFVEKMKLACVFGSIGNEAIIVTKDDDVYAMGFNGAGCLGVGDQNSTMEPRKIEPLCQKKVKGIAYGSGPHVLAYTESGELYSWGHNGYCQLGNGSTNQGLTPYLVTTHLHNKRVTRIAAGSHHSLALTEEGEVLAWGQNNYGQVGSGTTTNQPTPRRVIGNIGGRQVVDIACGQTSSMAVMDNGEVYGWGLNSSGQLGLGNNVNQQSPSRVTALQGVITKIVCGYSHTLALSDEGNLWAWGANSYGQLGTGNKANQCVPVRVAQELGRIVDIASSHCCHLSAAMTQNSKIYFWGHCKGQSVVAPMETGFSSLHEVFALWASPSVTYEPINVSGFTRSSLAQAMSVALDDEETADVVFVVDDRRIRAHRAVLKIRCQYFRSMFQEHWKENNLEEVEVKDYSFVVFRAFLQYIYTDTVVVSPEDAIGLLDLANAYCEEALKRHCERIIRHGITTENAAMLYAVAIKYEATELEEFCFRFALNHMTEVAQTEAFMALDELTVKNFIQRAAQHGAFKY; encoded by the exons ATGGAGCTCGAAAAGTGGCCCATTTTCAGCCTCCTTAAGCCGGAGTTTGTGGAGAAGATGAAGCTTGCCTGCGTGTTTG GAAGCATAGGAAACGAGGCTATCATAGTGACCAAGGATGATGATGTTTACGCCATGGGGTTCAATGGTGCTGGTTGCCTTGGAGTTGGGGACCAGAACAGCACCATGGAGCCTCGGAAAATTGAACCCCTCTgccaaaaaaaagtgaaag GTATTGCATATGGCAGTGGTCCTCATGTGTTGGCCTATACAGAGAGTGGAGAGTTATATTCCTGGGGCCACAATGGGTACTGTCAACTAGGTAATGGATCCACCAATCAGGGACTCACACCTTATCTGGtcaccacacacctgcataACAAGCGGGTGACAAGGATCGCTGCTGGGTCACACCATTCACTTGCATTgacggaagagggagag GTGCTGGCTTGGGGTCAAAACAATTATGGACAAGTTGGatcaggaacaacaacaaatcagCCAACCCCTCGACGAGTTATCGGAAACATAGGTGGGAGGCAAGTTGTTGACATAGCCTGTGGCCAGACATCCTCCATGGCAGTCATGGATAATGGAGAA GTATATGGTTGGGGGTTGAACAGCAGTGGGCAGCTTGGTCTTGGGAACAATGTGAACCAACAGAGCCCAAGTAGAGTGACAGCTCTCCAGGGTGTGATCACAAAG ATTGTTTGTGGATATTCCCATACACTTGCATTAAGTGACGAGGGCAACTTGTGGGCTTGGGGTGCCAATAGCTATGGACAGCTGGGCACAGGAAACAAAGCTAACCAGTGTGTTCCAGTCAGAGTAGCACAGGAACTTGGAcgtattgttgatattgcttcCTCACACTGCTGTCACTTATCAGCTGCAATGACTCAGAACTCAAAAATATATTTCTGGGGACATTGTAAAG GTCAGAGTGTAGTAGCTCCCATGGAGACAGGATTTAGCAGTTTGCACGAAGTATTTGCCCTTTGGGCATCTCCAAGTGTAACTTATGAACCAATCAATGTCTCAGGCTTCACACGATCTTCCTTAGCCCAAGCAATGTCAGTTGCTTTGGATGATGAG GAGACGGCTGATGTTGTGTTTGTGGTTGATGACCGTAGAATTAGAGCCCATCGAGCAGTTCTCAAGATAAGGTGTCAATACTTCCGTAGTATGTTTCAAGAAcactggaaagaaaataatttaga AGAAGTGGAAGTGAAGGATTATTCCTTTGTTGTGTTTCGAGCATTCCTTCAGTACATTTACActgatactgttgttgtttcacCGGAGGATGCCATTG gTTTATTAGATTTGGCCAATGCATACTGTGAAGAGGCCCTGAAACGCCACTGTGAACGTATAATTCGACATGGTATAACCACAGAAAATGCTGCAATGCTCTATGCTGTTGCCATTAAATATGAAGCAACA gAGTTAGAGGAATTCTGCTTCCGATTTGCTCTGAATCACATGACAGAAGTTGCACAAACAGAAGCATTCATGGCACTAGATGAGTTGACAGTTAAGAACTTCATCCAACGAGCAGCACAGCATGGAGCCTTCAAGTACTGA
- the LOC135101953 gene encoding RCC1 and BTB domain-containing protein 1-like isoform X1 has protein sequence MELEKWPIFSLLKPEFVEKMKLACVFGSIGNEAIIVTKDDDVYAMGFNGAGCLGVGDQNSTMEPRKIEPLCQKKVKGIAYGSGPHVLAYTESGELYSWGHNGYCQLGNGSTNQGLTPYLVTTHLHNKRVTRIAAGSHHSLALTEEGEVLAWGQNNYGQVGSGTTTNQPTPRRVIGNIGGRQVVDIACGQTSSMAVMDNGEVYGWGLNSSGQLGLGNNVNQQSPSRVTALQGVITKIVCGYSHTLALSDEGNLWAWGANSYGQLGTGNKANQCVPVRVAQELGRIVDIASSHCCHLSAAMTQNSKIYFWGHCKGQSVVAPMETGFSSLHEVFALWASPSVTYEPINVSGFTRSSLAQAMSVALDDEETADVVFVVDDRRIRAHRAVLKIRCQYFRSMFQEHWKENNLEEVEVKDYSFVVFRAFLQYIYTDTVVVSPEDAIGLLDLANAYCEEALKRHCERIIRHGITTENAAMLYAVAIKYEATRQNGTCVDESPCSSTVWQELEEFCFRFALNHMTEVAQTEAFMALDELTVKNFIQRAAQHGAFKY, from the exons ATGGAGCTCGAAAAGTGGCCCATTTTCAGCCTCCTTAAGCCGGAGTTTGTGGAGAAGATGAAGCTTGCCTGCGTGTTTG GAAGCATAGGAAACGAGGCTATCATAGTGACCAAGGATGATGATGTTTACGCCATGGGGTTCAATGGTGCTGGTTGCCTTGGAGTTGGGGACCAGAACAGCACCATGGAGCCTCGGAAAATTGAACCCCTCTgccaaaaaaaagtgaaag GTATTGCATATGGCAGTGGTCCTCATGTGTTGGCCTATACAGAGAGTGGAGAGTTATATTCCTGGGGCCACAATGGGTACTGTCAACTAGGTAATGGATCCACCAATCAGGGACTCACACCTTATCTGGtcaccacacacctgcataACAAGCGGGTGACAAGGATCGCTGCTGGGTCACACCATTCACTTGCATTgacggaagagggagag GTGCTGGCTTGGGGTCAAAACAATTATGGACAAGTTGGatcaggaacaacaacaaatcagCCAACCCCTCGACGAGTTATCGGAAACATAGGTGGGAGGCAAGTTGTTGACATAGCCTGTGGCCAGACATCCTCCATGGCAGTCATGGATAATGGAGAA GTATATGGTTGGGGGTTGAACAGCAGTGGGCAGCTTGGTCTTGGGAACAATGTGAACCAACAGAGCCCAAGTAGAGTGACAGCTCTCCAGGGTGTGATCACAAAG ATTGTTTGTGGATATTCCCATACACTTGCATTAAGTGACGAGGGCAACTTGTGGGCTTGGGGTGCCAATAGCTATGGACAGCTGGGCACAGGAAACAAAGCTAACCAGTGTGTTCCAGTCAGAGTAGCACAGGAACTTGGAcgtattgttgatattgcttcCTCACACTGCTGTCACTTATCAGCTGCAATGACTCAGAACTCAAAAATATATTTCTGGGGACATTGTAAAG GTCAGAGTGTAGTAGCTCCCATGGAGACAGGATTTAGCAGTTTGCACGAAGTATTTGCCCTTTGGGCATCTCCAAGTGTAACTTATGAACCAATCAATGTCTCAGGCTTCACACGATCTTCCTTAGCCCAAGCAATGTCAGTTGCTTTGGATGATGAG GAGACGGCTGATGTTGTGTTTGTGGTTGATGACCGTAGAATTAGAGCCCATCGAGCAGTTCTCAAGATAAGGTGTCAATACTTCCGTAGTATGTTTCAAGAAcactggaaagaaaataatttaga AGAAGTGGAAGTGAAGGATTATTCCTTTGTTGTGTTTCGAGCATTCCTTCAGTACATTTACActgatactgttgttgtttcacCGGAGGATGCCATTG gTTTATTAGATTTGGCCAATGCATACTGTGAAGAGGCCCTGAAACGCCACTGTGAACGTATAATTCGACATGGTATAACCACAGAAAATGCTGCAATGCTCTATGCTGTTGCCATTAAATATGAAGCAACA AGGCAGAATGGGACATGTGTAGATGAGTCCCCCTGTTCAAGCACAGTGTGGCAG gAGTTAGAGGAATTCTGCTTCCGATTTGCTCTGAATCACATGACAGAAGTTGCACAAACAGAAGCATTCATGGCACTAGATGAGTTGACAGTTAAGAACTTCATCCAACGAGCAGCACAGCATGGAGCCTTCAAGTACTGA